One window of the Oncorhynchus gorbuscha isolate QuinsamMale2020 ecotype Even-year linkage group LG17, OgorEven_v1.0, whole genome shotgun sequence genome contains the following:
- the LOC124002124 gene encoding uncharacterized protein LOC124002124 isoform X2 — protein sequence MTRAEREREKRKELLKAEERRKKMEDFNKQWRERSLLKKHTHQQLKEERERMKENYLDQMNLEADAQINTRCLTTQHSHDYNHGQELPGWATGQQVNQEPTGSAGGHQERPRRQQAWAENQEGSSENQQEGPDSQQLEAPEEAETSEPISNTKTKKKPSIWKKIRMSLPDVLSA from the exons ATgaccagggcagagagagagagggagaagaggaaggagctgCTGAAGgctgaggagagaaggaagaagatGGAGGATTTCAATAAGCAGTGGAGAGAGCGGTCCCTGCTTAAAAAACACACTCATCAACaactgaaggaggagagggagaggatgaaggaAAACTACCTGGATCAGATGAATCTGGAGGCTGATGCTCAAATCAACACCCGGTGTCTAACCACCCAACACAGCCACGATTACAACCACGGTCAGGAGTTGCCCGGATGGGCCACAGGCCAACAAGTAAACCAAGAGCCCACTGGATCTGCTGGTGGCCACCAGGAAAGGCCAAGGAGGCAACAGGCATGGGCAGAGAACCAGGAGGGGAGTTCAGAGAACCAGCAGGAGGGTCCAGACAGCCAGCAGCTAGAAGCTCCAGAAGAGGCTGAAACATCAGAGCCAATCTCCAACACAAAGACAAAGAAAAAGCCAAGCATCTGGAAGAAAATTAGGATGAG CCTTCCTGATGTGCTGTCTGCCTAG
- the LOC124002124 gene encoding trichohyalin-like isoform X1: MGEKERRQQQEERKIMFERDQEEENIWKQKQIDMEKEGRERENKRQREIEEIHRRQQQEERQKQKEKEKEREKDNDNQREMELRDQQQKEKMIMREREEAGRRKEGQKNILGEIEGQNELEIEQEREMEEKQEVIKEAEEEYREREERGKEVSMKKHVVVNVKAKAREVFNRRKERRLEVLKGEREHIERGQQIRREKEERRLEMERKQERARQQEEQDRKREIEIARQKEMLRLREEERQREDEREEERKRAIEGHLALIREREKILEVKKKEEILEYKRGDLEDTEEEEEKEDDKEDILPPDKSIRRRAVGWVNKTWEKRNLRKIERTYQREAEEGHKIVHIAIPGHTRLTTTMTRAEREREKRKELLKAEERRKKMEDFNKQWRERSLLKKHTHQQLKEERERMKENYLDQMNLEADAQINTRCLTTQHSHDYNHGQELPGWATGQQVNQEPTGSAGGHQERPRRQQAWAENQEGSSENQQEGPDSQQLEAPEEAETSEPISNTKTKKKPSIWKKIRMSLPDVLSA, encoded by the exons atgggagagaaagaaagacgacaacaacaagaggagagaaagatcATGTTTGAGAGagatcaagaagaagaaaatatatgGAAACAGAAGCAAATTGAcatggagaaggagggaagagagagggagaacaagagacagagagagatagaagagatacACAGACGACAAcaacaagaggagagacagaaacaaaaggagaaggagaaagaaagggagaaagacaaTGAcaatcagagagagatggaattaAGAGATCAGCAACAGAAAGAAAAGATGAttatgagagaaagggaggaagcaGGAAGAAGAAAGGAGGGGCAGAAAAATATTTTAGGGGAAATTGAGGGACAGAATGAACTGgagatagaacaggagagagagatggaagaaaaGCAGGAAGTGATTAAGGAAGCAGAGGAAGAGtacagggaaagagaagagagaggaaaggaagtaAGCATGAAGAAACATGTAGTAGTTAATGTTAAAGCAAAAGCACGGGAAGTCTTCAATAGGCGTAAAGAGAGGAGGTTAGAAGTGTTGAAGGGGGAACGAGAACACatagaaagaggacaacaaatcaggagggagaaggaggaaagaCGGCTGGAGATggaaagaaaacaggagagggCAAGACAACAAGAGGAGCAGGATAGAAAACGAGAGATTGAAATTGCTAGACAGAAAGAAATGTTGAGactaagagaggaggagaggcagagagaggatgagagagaggaggagagaaagagagccattgAAGGCCATTTAGCtttaatcagagagagagagaagattttAGAGGTAAAGAAAAAAGAGGAGATCCTTGAGTACAAGAGGGGTGACTTAGAGGacactgaagaggaggaggagaaggaagatgaCAAGGAGGACATTCTCCCACCTGATAAAAGTATCAGAAGGAGAGCTGTGGGCTGGGTGAATAAAACATGGGAGAAGAGGAACctcagaaagatagagagaacgtatcagagagaggctgaggagggCCATAAGATCGTCCACATAG CCATCCCTGGACACACAAGGTTAACAACCACCATgaccagggcagagagagagagggagaagaggaaggagctgCTGAAGgctgaggagagaaggaagaagatGGAGGATTTCAATAAGCAGTGGAGAGAGCGGTCCCTGCTTAAAAAACACACTCATCAACaactgaaggaggagagggagaggatgaaggaAAACTACCTGGATCAGATGAATCTGGAGGCTGATGCTCAAATCAACACCCGGTGTCTAACCACCCAACACAGCCACGATTACAACCACGGTCAGGAGTTGCCCGGATGGGCCACAGGCCAACAAGTAAACCAAGAGCCCACTGGATCTGCTGGTGGCCACCAGGAAAGGCCAAGGAGGCAACAGGCATGGGCAGAGAACCAGGAGGGGAGTTCAGAGAACCAGCAGGAGGGTCCAGACAGCCAGCAGCTAGAAGCTCCAGAAGAGGCTGAAACATCAGAGCCAATCTCCAACACAAAGACAAAGAAAAAGCCAAGCATCTGGAAGAAAATTAGGATGAG CCTTCCTGATGTGCTGTCTGCCTAG